One genomic segment of Coffea arabica cultivar ET-39 chromosome 6e, Coffea Arabica ET-39 HiFi, whole genome shotgun sequence includes these proteins:
- the LOC140009210 gene encoding uncharacterized protein, whose translation MRWAPPYPPPPPPDVQSSTSVLWPLKPLPHTINHPSQLPSTKSSVSFPQVDDDDEQQLMVTGSIKENKAAGVKSSAVVGAEQRSYLNRSGEANNRSLPSCFSRQQVSIGGHWLEEDKIFPLKKRRILDIMDYVPSSSTGTAFQRELKNGGNTRASRKRTEKKWADHVTDYEHGDDLEWIGGANGTRILAAENMKSSSTRGSSQRCRRENGHGWRCPQPSLAGYYVCEHHWELNKSRETKKKKKKEKIIARKFADHHDQPTSANKFTVLFRGTRSCSSDTEDSDDDHVLPKKRIRVVKDRSISSLLISS comes from the exons ATGAGATGGGCTCCTCCTTATccaccaccgccaccaccaGATGTTCAATCTTCAACTTCAGTTCTCTGGCCCTTGAAGCCCCTGCCTCACACCATTAATCATCCATCACAACTTCCATCAACCAAATCTTCCGTTTCTTTTCCACAG gttgatgatgatgatgaacagCAACTAATGGTGACTGGAAGCATTAAAGAAAATAAGGCCGCAGGGGTGAAGAGCAGTGCGGTTGTTGGTGCTGAGCAGAG GAGTTATTTGAATCGCAGTGGAGAAGCAAATAATCGCTCTCTCCCTTCCTGTTTTTCACGTCAACAAG TTAGTATAGGAGGGCACTGGCTTGAAGAAGACAAGATTTTCCCCTTGAAGAAGAGAAGAATTCTGGATATAATGGACTATGTGCCAAGCAGCAGCACTGGTACAGCTTTCCAAAGAGAACTGAAGAATGGTGGGAATACAAGAGCAAGCAGAAAACGCACAGAAAAGAAATGGGCTGACCATGTTACGGATTATGAACATGGTGATGATCTTGAATGGATTGGAGGGGCAAACGGAACCAGAATATTGGCAGCTGAGAACATGAAGAGCAGTAGTACAAGAGGCAGCAGCCAGAGGTGTCGGCGCGAAAACGGGCACGGATGGAGGTGTCCTCAGCCAAGTCTTGCCGGTTATTATGTGTGCGAGCATCACTGGGAATTAAACAAGAGTAGGGAaaccaagaagaagaagaagaaggagaagattATTGCACGTAAATTTGCTGATCATCATGATCAGCCCACATCTGCAAACAAATTCACTGTGTTGTTTAGGGGTACAAGATCTTGTTCTTCAGATACTGAAGACTCTGACGATGATCATGTTCTCCCAAAGAAGAGGATTAGAGTTGTCAAGGATCGATCAATCAGTAGTTTGCTTAT